From the Flavimarina sp. Hel_I_48 genome, one window contains:
- a CDS encoding UPF0175 family protein, with amino-acid sequence MRTLQLNIPDSVDLKDYDLSMIIASKLYQDAKLSAGQAAKIVGLSKRAFIEMLGKYGVSIFSTSETDLHSDINNA; translated from the coding sequence ATGAGAACACTACAGCTAAATATACCCGATAGCGTTGATTTAAAGGATTACGACCTTTCAATGATAATCGCTTCTAAATTATACCAAGATGCTAAACTTTCTGCTGGTCAGGCGGCAAAAATTGTAGGCTTGTCCAAACGTGCATTTATAGAGATGCTCGGAAAATATGGAGTTTCTATCTTTAGCACATCGGAAACAGATTTACATTCTGACATAAACAATGCCTAA
- a CDS encoding ATP-binding protein: MIETREITDIQRDKILAIVENHFNDLKSKEIAPAKLTRTLSAFSNAVGGDLYLGILENDNNGVQHRQWIGFSDEEEANGHIQIFEELFPLGDQYSYTFLSHPNESGLILHISVKKNLAIVKASNKVIYKRRSAQNIPVTTEDAIKRLELDKGISSFEDNTVNVPLDFVTDSFSIFEFMAEVIPTAEPEPWLRKQLLIRNNLPTVASVMLYSDTPQAALPKQSGIKIYRYKTKAEEGTRETLDFVPLSIEGPAYTQVYEAVKTTKDIIERGKVLKETGLEELEYPEKALHEIITNAVLHRDYSIASDIHIRIFDNRVEVISPGSLPGHVTVANILEEQFARNGNMVRLINKFPNPPNQDVGEGLNTAFNEIAALRLKRPEIIELDHGVLVVIKHEALASPEKIIMEYLNKNEEIHNSTARELTGVQSADIIKTHFYRLREKGLIEMNPDPKKRGRNSTWILKK; the protein is encoded by the coding sequence ATGATTGAAACAAGAGAGATTACTGATATCCAGAGAGATAAAATTCTAGCAATTGTTGAAAATCATTTCAATGATTTAAAGTCTAAAGAAATCGCACCTGCGAAGTTAACACGCACCCTTTCCGCTTTTTCAAATGCCGTTGGTGGAGATTTATATCTTGGAATACTCGAGAACGATAATAATGGAGTACAACATAGGCAATGGATAGGATTTTCTGATGAAGAAGAAGCAAATGGACATATCCAGATTTTTGAAGAGTTGTTTCCATTAGGAGATCAGTATTCTTATACCTTTTTGTCGCATCCAAATGAAAGTGGACTTATTCTTCACATTTCTGTCAAAAAGAATTTAGCAATTGTTAAGGCCTCTAATAAAGTCATATACAAAAGAAGATCTGCCCAAAACATTCCAGTAACAACTGAAGATGCAATAAAAAGACTAGAGCTTGATAAAGGAATTTCTTCTTTTGAAGACAACACAGTAAATGTTCCTCTTGATTTCGTAACTGACTCTTTCTCAATTTTCGAATTTATGGCAGAAGTGATTCCTACTGCAGAACCAGAGCCATGGTTGCGGAAACAGTTGCTTATACGAAATAATCTCCCCACAGTAGCCTCTGTAATGCTTTATTCAGACACTCCGCAAGCGGCTCTTCCAAAACAAAGTGGAATAAAAATATATCGTTATAAAACCAAGGCAGAAGAGGGCACTAGAGAAACTCTCGACTTTGTTCCTTTATCAATTGAAGGTCCGGCATACACTCAAGTATACGAAGCTGTCAAAACGACTAAGGATATCATAGAGAGAGGAAAAGTTTTAAAAGAAACGGGATTGGAGGAATTGGAATATCCAGAAAAGGCACTCCATGAAATCATTACCAATGCCGTGCTTCATAGAGATTATAGTATTGCCTCTGATATTCACATAAGAATATTTGACAATAGAGTTGAAGTAATAAGTCCAGGTTCTTTGCCAGGCCATGTGACAGTTGCTAATATTCTCGAAGAACAGTTTGCAAGAAATGGGAATATGGTTAGACTGATAAATAAATTCCCAAACCCACCTAATCAAGATGTTGGAGAAGGATTAAATACCGCTTTTAATGAGATTGCAGCGTTAAGACTAAAACGTCCAGAAATAATCGAATTAGATCATGGCGTTTTGGTTGTTATAAAACATGAAGCTCTTGCCTCTCCCGAAAAGATCATAATGGAATACTTAAATAAAAATGAAGAAATTCATAATAGTACTGCTAGAGAATTAACAGGTGTTCAGTCAGCAGATATTATTAAAACTCATTTTTATAGATTAAGAGAAAAAGGATTGATTGAAATGAATCCTGACCCTAAAAAGCGAGGACGAAACTCCACATGGATATTAAAAAAGTAA